The following coding sequences are from one Streptomyces sp. NBC_01232 window:
- a CDS encoding TMEM165/GDT1 family protein, protein MFSFSITAIAFGVVFLAELPDKTALAGLMLGTRYRASYVFAGVAAAFAVHVALAIAAGSVLTLLPHRLVQAVVGILFLAGAAMLLLKKDDGDEEIKPPADQSFWKVSGAGFMLILVAEFGDLTQIMTANLAARYDNPVSVGIGAVLALWAVAGIGILGGRTLMKYVPLRLITKIAAAVMAALAAFSLYEAIAG, encoded by the coding sequence GTGTTCAGCTTCAGCATCACGGCGATCGCCTTCGGCGTCGTCTTCCTTGCCGAACTCCCCGACAAGACGGCCCTCGCCGGCCTGATGCTCGGCACGCGCTACCGCGCCTCCTACGTCTTCGCGGGCGTCGCAGCCGCCTTCGCCGTACACGTCGCACTCGCCATCGCCGCAGGCAGCGTCCTCACGCTGCTCCCGCACCGGCTCGTCCAGGCCGTCGTCGGCATCCTCTTCCTGGCGGGCGCGGCCATGCTGCTCCTGAAGAAGGACGACGGGGACGAGGAGATCAAGCCGCCCGCCGACCAGTCCTTCTGGAAGGTCTCCGGGGCGGGCTTCATGCTGATCCTGGTGGCGGAGTTCGGTGACCTGACCCAGATCATGACCGCCAATCTCGCCGCCCGGTACGACAACCCCGTCTCGGTCGGCATCGGCGCCGTGCTCGCCCTCTGGGCGGTCGCGGGCATCGGCATCCTGGGCGGGCGCACCCTGATGAAGTACGTGCCCCTGCGGCTCATCACCAAGATCGCGGCTGCCGTGATGGCGGCACTGGCCGCGTTCTCGCTGTACGAGGCGATCGCGGGCTGA
- a CDS encoding HAD family hydrolase codes for MTVLVASDLDRTLIYSAAALGLTMPDPVAPRLLCVEVHESKPLSYMTETAAGLLAELTADPSVVFVPTTTRTRKQYQRIRFPGRPAPYAICANGGQLLVDGVPDRDWRRQVAARLAEECAPLEEVHQHLLAVADPAWLRKARLAEDLFAYLVVERALVPDEWLKALTEWAEARGWTVSLQGRKIYAVPRPLTKSAAMHEVARRTGATTTLAAGDSLLDADLLLAADAGWRPGHGELADAAWTAPSVTALATAGVLAGEEIVRAFAREAARLGRLDV; via the coding sequence GTGACTGTCCTCGTAGCCAGTGATCTCGACCGTACGCTCATCTACTCGGCGGCCGCCCTCGGTCTGACCATGCCCGACCCGGTGGCCCCGCGGCTGCTGTGCGTCGAGGTCCACGAGAGCAAGCCGCTGTCCTACATGACGGAGACGGCGGCGGGACTGCTGGCGGAGCTGACGGCCGACCCTTCGGTGGTGTTCGTCCCCACCACCACCCGTACCCGCAAGCAGTACCAGCGCATCCGCTTCCCCGGCCGCCCGGCCCCCTACGCCATCTGCGCCAACGGCGGGCAGCTGCTCGTCGACGGCGTGCCCGACCGGGACTGGCGGCGGCAGGTCGCGGCGCGCCTCGCCGAGGAGTGCGCACCCCTGGAGGAGGTCCACCAGCACCTGCTGGCCGTGGCCGACCCGGCCTGGCTGCGCAAGGCGCGGCTGGCGGAGGACCTCTTCGCGTACCTCGTCGTCGAGCGGGCCCTGGTCCCGGACGAATGGCTCAAGGCCCTGACGGAGTGGGCCGAGGCCCGCGGCTGGACGGTCTCCCTCCAGGGCCGGAAGATCTACGCGGTCCCGCGCCCGCTCACCAAGAGCGCGGCGATGCACGAGGTCGCCCGCCGTACCGGAGCCACCACGACCCTCGCGGCCGGCGACTCCCTGCTGGACGCGGACCTGCTGCTGGCCGCCGACGCGGGCTGGCGCCCGGGCCACGGCGAACTGGCCGACGCGGCCTGGACGGCGCCGTCGGTGACCGCGCTGGCCACGGCGGGCGTCCTGGCGGGCGAGGAAATCGTGCGCGCATTCGCCCGGGAAGCCGCCCGACTCGGCAGACTGGACGTATGA
- a CDS encoding HNH endonuclease family protein, producing the protein MPSIYARRIGVLASAAALAALTSLLNAPAAQAAPPTPISASAARAYLATVTPKTEGSTSGYSRDLFPHWSTVSGSCNTRETVLKRDGVNVVQDSACAAVSGSWYSQYDGATWTAASDLDIDHVVPLAEAWRSGANSWTTSKRQQFANDLTRPQLIAVTDNVNQAKGDLDPGKWLPSRTAYRCTYARMWVNVKQYWGLSMDSGEKTALVNILNGC; encoded by the coding sequence ATACCCAGCATCTACGCGCGTCGAATTGGCGTGCTCGCGTCAGCAGCGGCGCTCGCCGCGCTGACTTCCCTTCTCAACGCCCCGGCCGCCCAGGCCGCCCCGCCCACCCCCATCAGCGCCTCGGCCGCCCGCGCCTACCTGGCCACGGTCACCCCGAAGACCGAGGGATCAACCAGCGGCTACAGCCGCGACCTGTTCCCGCACTGGAGCACCGTCTCCGGCAGCTGCAACACCCGCGAGACCGTCCTCAAGCGGGACGGCGTCAATGTCGTCCAGGACTCCGCCTGCGCCGCGGTGAGCGGAAGCTGGTACTCCCAGTACGACGGCGCCACCTGGACCGCGGCCTCCGACCTGGACATCGACCACGTCGTCCCGCTCGCCGAGGCCTGGCGTTCCGGTGCCAATTCCTGGACCACGAGCAAGCGCCAGCAGTTCGCCAACGACCTCACCCGCCCGCAGCTCATCGCGGTCACCGACAACGTCAACCAGGCCAAGGGCGACCTCGACCCCGGCAAGTGGCTGCCCTCGCGGACGGCCTACCGTTGTACCTACGCACGGATGTGGGTCAACGTGAAGCAGTACTGGGGTCTGAGCATGGACTCCGGCGAGAAGACGGCCCTGGTCAACATCCTGAACGGCTGCTGA
- a CDS encoding alkaline phosphatase D family protein, giving the protein MAGLRLGPLLRHVDWDTGASATIWVEADRPCTAEVRCADGAGGSARTFQIAGHHYALVPVTGLTPGTTTAYEVLLDERPVWPLSGSGFPPSTITAPAVAGPGRPGPGLRVTFGSCRQAAPPAGRHGPHGADALDTLAVRLAADPEAERPDILLLLGDQVYADALSRETRQWLAARRDLREPPGAQVADYEEYTRLYYESWLDPDIRWLLSTVPSLHIFDDHDVIDDWNTSAAWLAEMRATPWWRERVLSGLMSYWVYQHMGNLSPAELAADGLYEAIRQTPDGTDVLQAFASAADADPGTVRWSYRRDFGRTRLLMVDTRAARVLAEDGRAMLDPAEQQWLRENALAGHGGYDHLLIGSSLPWLMPPLIHDAETWNAALCRGERGPRWARIGEDLRRRSDLEHWAAFPASFAALTDLIEEVGTGPRAPATVCVLSGDVHHAYVAEPRIASTAQVFQLTCSPVHNSIHTAVKWGFRLGWSRTGRWLGRGFSLHARTGRPPVNWRRTGGPWFGNQLMTLALSGRTARLRLDQARKKRAGAVLVTVLDRDLTAAE; this is encoded by the coding sequence ATGGCCGGACTGCGTCTGGGACCACTGCTGCGCCACGTCGACTGGGACACGGGCGCCTCGGCCACGATATGGGTCGAGGCGGACCGCCCGTGTACGGCCGAGGTGCGGTGCGCCGACGGGGCGGGCGGCAGTGCACGCACCTTCCAGATCGCCGGCCACCACTACGCACTGGTGCCGGTGACCGGCCTCACCCCGGGCACGACCACGGCGTATGAGGTGCTGCTCGACGAGCGGCCTGTGTGGCCGCTGTCCGGCAGCGGCTTCCCGCCGAGCACGATCACCGCTCCGGCCGTGGCGGGTCCCGGCCGTCCCGGGCCCGGGCTGCGCGTCACCTTCGGCTCCTGCCGGCAGGCCGCGCCGCCCGCCGGCCGGCACGGGCCGCACGGCGCGGACGCGCTCGACACCCTCGCGGTGCGGCTGGCCGCCGACCCGGAGGCCGAGCGCCCGGACATCCTGCTGCTGCTCGGCGACCAGGTGTATGCCGACGCGCTGTCCCGCGAGACACGGCAGTGGCTCGCGGCCCGGCGGGATCTGCGGGAGCCGCCGGGCGCCCAGGTCGCGGACTACGAGGAGTACACCCGGCTCTACTACGAGTCCTGGCTCGACCCGGACATCCGCTGGCTGCTGTCGACGGTGCCCAGCCTGCACATATTCGACGACCACGATGTCATCGACGACTGGAACACGAGCGCGGCGTGGCTGGCGGAGATGCGGGCGACGCCCTGGTGGCGCGAGCGTGTCCTCAGTGGGCTGATGTCGTACTGGGTGTACCAGCACATGGGCAATCTCTCCCCCGCCGAGCTGGCTGCCGACGGGCTGTACGAGGCGATACGGCAGACCCCGGACGGGACGGACGTACTGCAGGCCTTCGCGTCCGCGGCGGATGCCGATCCGGGCACGGTGCGCTGGAGCTACCGTCGCGACTTCGGCCGGACCCGGCTGCTGATGGTGGACACCCGGGCCGCGCGGGTGCTGGCCGAGGACGGGCGGGCGATGCTCGATCCGGCGGAGCAGCAGTGGCTCCGGGAGAACGCCCTGGCCGGGCACGGGGGGTACGACCACCTCCTGATCGGGTCCTCGCTGCCGTGGCTGATGCCGCCGCTGATCCACGATGCCGAGACGTGGAATGCCGCGCTGTGCCGTGGTGAGCGGGGTCCGCGTTGGGCGAGGATCGGGGAGGACCTGCGCCGGCGCAGCGATCTGGAGCACTGGGCGGCGTTCCCGGCCTCGTTCGCGGCGCTGACCGATCTGATCGAGGAGGTCGGGACGGGGCCGCGGGCTCCGGCGACGGTGTGCGTGCTGTCCGGGGACGTGCATCACGCGTATGTGGCCGAGCCTCGAATAGCGAGTACGGCGCAGGTGTTCCAGCTGACGTGCTCGCCGGTTCACAATTCCATCCATACCGCGGTGAAGTGGGGTTTCAGGCTGGGCTGGTCCCGGACGGGGCGGTGGCTGGGGCGCGGCTTCTCCCTGCACGCGCGTACGGGGCGGCCGCCGGTCAACTGGCGGCGTACGGGTGGGCCCTGGTTCGGCAATCAGCTGATGACGCTGGCCCTGTCGGGGCGGACGGCACGGCTGCGGCTGGACCAGGCGCGCAAGAAGCGTGCGGGAGCAGTGCTGGTGACGGTGCTGGACCGGGATCTGACGGCGGCGGAGTAG
- a CDS encoding DUF4352 domain-containing protein: protein MSPQPPPQWGPAPERPPGRRTWFSRHPLLTVLLAVTALFVAFGIAGSVGGKEPAAVPSAKAVTKSEPTPGLGEPVRDGKFEFTVTRLQPGVSHVGGGAYGRDAQGQFFLVHMTVRNIGDRAQIFDGSDQKLIDRNGSKYSADVGASLLIDGSESFLEQINPGNAVDGIVVFDIPEGADPVRIELHDSLISGGTTADLTARR, encoded by the coding sequence GTGAGCCCTCAGCCACCGCCGCAGTGGGGGCCCGCCCCGGAGCGTCCGCCGGGCAGACGCACGTGGTTCTCCCGGCATCCGCTGCTGACGGTGCTGCTCGCCGTCACCGCCCTCTTCGTGGCCTTCGGGATCGCCGGATCGGTCGGCGGCAAGGAGCCTGCCGCCGTACCGTCGGCCAAGGCGGTCACGAAGTCCGAGCCCACGCCCGGCCTCGGAGAGCCGGTCCGGGACGGCAAGTTCGAGTTCACGGTCACCAGGCTCCAGCCCGGGGTGAGCCATGTCGGAGGCGGCGCGTACGGCCGGGATGCACAAGGCCAGTTCTTCCTCGTGCACATGACCGTGAGGAACATCGGGGACAGGGCCCAGATCTTCGACGGGTCCGACCAGAAGCTCATCGACCGCAACGGCAGCAAGTACAGCGCGGACGTCGGAGCATCGCTGCTCATCGACGGGAGCGAGTCGTTCCTCGAGCAGATCAACCCCGGCAACGCCGTCGACGGCATCGTCGTCTTCGACATCCCCGAGGGAGCCGACCCCGTCCGCATCGAGCTGCACGACTCGCTGATCAGCGGCGGTACCACGGCCGATCTGACCGCCCGACGCTAG
- a CDS encoding TRADD-N-associated membrane domain-containing protein: protein MGELAWGGLVVAVVAGVLALMERSLGAGFERKRDQERARLLERLAEPAEAGGPTVIPGARKFEDVGGIQHPAARSGDRRDDFTPILVEYYAYGLTQARSSFATSQRFAGVGAAILLLGVGLAVWKAEAGGELYLGIVTSSAGVVTTLIGQLFHRRADIALKHMAEQTASLRDDRRAVETTQQAIELLEAVEDPGLRARLQAGLIMKLSGAELPR, encoded by the coding sequence ATGGGCGAGCTCGCGTGGGGTGGGTTGGTCGTGGCCGTGGTCGCCGGGGTGCTGGCGCTGATGGAGCGGTCCCTGGGGGCGGGGTTCGAGCGCAAGCGGGACCAGGAGCGGGCGCGGCTGCTCGAGCGCCTGGCCGAGCCGGCCGAGGCCGGTGGGCCGACCGTGATCCCGGGAGCCCGGAAGTTCGAGGACGTCGGCGGGATTCAGCACCCCGCGGCGCGGTCCGGGGACCGGCGGGACGACTTCACGCCGATTCTGGTGGAGTACTACGCCTACGGGCTGACCCAGGCGCGCAGCAGCTTCGCGACCAGCCAGCGGTTCGCCGGGGTCGGGGCGGCGATCCTGCTCCTCGGAGTGGGGCTGGCCGTCTGGAAGGCCGAGGCCGGCGGGGAGCTGTACCTGGGGATCGTCACGAGCTCGGCCGGAGTGGTCACCACCCTGATCGGCCAGCTCTTCCACCGGCGGGCCGACATCGCGCTCAAGCACATGGCCGAACAGACCGCCTCGCTGCGCGACGACCGGCGGGCCGTCGAAACGACCCAGCAGGCCATCGAGCTGCTGGAGGCGGTCGAGGATCCGGGGCTCAGGGCCCGGCTCCAAGCCGGGTTGATCATGAAACTTTCCGGGGCCGAGCTGCCCCGCTAG
- a CDS encoding FmdB family zinc ribbon protein produces MPRYEFRCRTCDDTFEVSRPMAESSAPADCPAGHSDTVKLLSAVAVGGASSAPAPAMGGGGGGGCCGGGGCG; encoded by the coding sequence ATGCCTCGATACGAATTCCGCTGCCGGACCTGCGACGACACCTTTGAGGTCAGTCGGCCCATGGCCGAGTCCTCCGCGCCCGCCGACTGCCCGGCGGGGCACTCCGACACCGTCAAGCTGCTGTCCGCCGTGGCCGTGGGCGGCGCGAGCAGCGCCCCCGCGCCCGCGATGGGCGGCGGGGGCGGAGGCGGCTGCTGCGGTGGCGGCGGCTGCGGCTGA
- a CDS encoding DedA family protein, protein MFETLGSLTASPWIYALVALSIVLDVFLPVLPSGVLVITAAAAAAAAGAAGPVPVPVPEQVPDILLLLVIATTASVLGDMAAFRLGRRGGARLDRAIARSRRLTRAHERLGTALARGGGALVVIARFAPAGRSVVSLGAGKTQRKVAEFLPWSVLAGMAWAGYSVALGYFGTQWLGTQWLGTALSVVALFAAGALAAFLVRRPPPAAATAA, encoded by the coding sequence TTGTTTGAGACGCTGGGTTCGCTGACCGCGAGCCCATGGATCTACGCCCTCGTGGCGCTGTCCATCGTGCTCGACGTGTTCCTCCCGGTGCTCCCGAGCGGGGTTCTGGTGATCACCGCTGCGGCGGCCGCTGCGGCCGCCGGGGCGGCGGGACCTGTGCCGGTTCCGGTGCCCGAGCAGGTGCCGGACATCCTGCTCCTGCTCGTGATCGCCACGACCGCTTCGGTGCTGGGTGACATGGCCGCGTTCCGGCTGGGCCGGCGTGGTGGAGCCCGGCTGGACCGGGCCATCGCCCGTTCCCGTCGGCTGACCCGGGCCCATGAGCGCCTCGGTACGGCTCTGGCACGCGGGGGTGGCGCCCTGGTGGTGATCGCCCGCTTCGCCCCGGCCGGACGTTCGGTGGTGTCCCTGGGGGCGGGCAAGACCCAGCGCAAGGTCGCGGAGTTCCTGCCCTGGTCGGTCCTGGCGGGCATGGCCTGGGCCGGCTACAGCGTGGCCCTCGGCTACTTCGGCACCCAGTGGCTCGGTACTCAGTGGCTGGGCACCGCGCTCTCGGTGGTCGCCCTCTTCGCCGCGGGCGCCCTGGCGGCGTTCCTCGTGCGCCGGCCGCCGCCGGCCGCGGCGACGGCGGCGTAG
- a CDS encoding O-methyltransferase, producing the protein MTKGNSTKITDELYRYMLDHNPPLDRVQRGLVATTYAKFPDVAGMQSAEEQGPLLAFLVRLTGARHIVEVGTFTGFSALSMAQALPADGRLIACDVSEEWTQYGRQAWEEAGVADRIELRIAPALETLRAMPAEPHIDMAYVDADKQSQIAYWEELVPRLRPGGLIVTDNTLYHGTVLDESATGAAAGVRAFNDHVSADPRMDSVLLAISDGLTLSRKN; encoded by the coding sequence ATGACCAAGGGCAACAGCACCAAGATCACGGACGAGCTGTACCGGTACATGCTCGACCACAACCCCCCGCTGGACCGGGTCCAGCGGGGGCTGGTGGCGACGACGTACGCCAAGTTCCCGGACGTGGCCGGGATGCAGTCGGCGGAGGAGCAGGGACCCCTGCTGGCCTTCCTGGTCCGGCTGACCGGCGCCCGCCACATCGTCGAGGTCGGCACCTTCACCGGCTTCTCGGCCCTGTCGATGGCCCAGGCGCTGCCGGCGGACGGCCGCCTCATCGCCTGCGACGTCTCCGAGGAGTGGACGCAGTACGGCCGGCAGGCCTGGGAGGAGGCGGGCGTCGCGGACCGCATCGAGCTGCGCATCGCACCGGCGCTGGAAACCCTGCGCGCGATGCCGGCGGAACCGCACATCGACATGGCGTACGTGGACGCGGACAAGCAGAGCCAGATCGCCTACTGGGAGGAGCTCGTGCCGCGGCTGCGTCCCGGTGGCCTGATCGTCACCGACAACACGCTGTACCACGGCACGGTCCTCGACGAGTCGGCCACCGGCGCGGCGGCCGGCGTCCGCGCCTTCAACGACCACGTGTCGGCGGACCCGCGGATGGACTCCGTCCTCCTGGCGATCTCGGACGGCCTGACCCTGTCGCGCAAGAACTGA
- a CDS encoding HIT family protein, producing the protein MTVDWRADRIGTALRGENPSVLRRLDAGFAVIGDVQFLPGYSVLLVDDPAVERLSDLTKGRRLAFLSDMDRLGEAVERACRRLDGAFRRVNLEILGNTDGFLHAHVWPRFEWEPSDLVRKPVWLYPPSSWSDEQHALGPQHDGLRETIGSELDQLRSDA; encoded by the coding sequence ATGACTGTTGACTGGCGGGCGGACCGGATCGGAACTGCGCTGCGGGGTGAAAACCCTTCGGTGCTCAGGCGCTTGGACGCCGGGTTCGCAGTGATCGGCGACGTGCAGTTCCTGCCGGGCTATTCGGTGCTCCTGGTCGACGATCCGGCGGTGGAGAGGCTGTCGGACCTGACCAAGGGCAGGCGGCTGGCGTTCCTGTCCGACATGGACCGACTGGGAGAAGCGGTCGAGCGGGCCTGCCGTCGGCTCGACGGGGCCTTCCGCCGCGTCAACTTGGAGATCCTGGGCAATACCGACGGCTTCCTGCACGCGCACGTCTGGCCGCGGTTCGAGTGGGAGCCGTCCGACCTGGTGCGGAAGCCGGTATGGCTCTATCCGCCCAGCAGTTGGAGCGACGAGCAGCACGCACTCGGCCCGCAGCACGACGGACTGCGCGAGACGATCGGCAGCGAGCTGGACCAGTTGCGCTCCGACGCGTGA
- a CDS encoding DUF4383 domain-containing protein yields MERALHPVNARLDDHLPTDHKLSKVYRIGAGLTGLLLVVFGILGLINRIGFFDTGGDTVLALSTNGALSVLSICIGALLFYGMVVGGTFASTLNIVLGVLFIASGFVNLALLDTGLNFLAFEIQNVLFSFVVGVMLMWFGMYGRVGSALPHDNPYWRARHPEQAAREDRSYRAGPRRTSGT; encoded by the coding sequence ATGGAGCGCGCCCTGCATCCGGTCAACGCACGGCTCGACGATCATCTGCCGACCGACCACAAGCTCAGCAAGGTCTACCGGATCGGTGCGGGACTGACGGGTCTGCTGCTGGTGGTGTTCGGGATCCTGGGGCTGATCAACCGGATCGGCTTCTTCGACACGGGCGGGGACACGGTCCTCGCCCTGAGCACCAACGGGGCGCTGAGCGTCCTGTCCATCTGCATCGGCGCGCTGCTGTTCTACGGGATGGTGGTGGGCGGCACGTTCGCCTCGACCCTGAACATCGTGCTGGGCGTGCTGTTCATCGCGAGCGGCTTCGTGAATCTGGCGCTGCTGGACACGGGGCTGAACTTCCTGGCCTTCGAGATCCAGAACGTGCTGTTCAGTTTCGTCGTCGGCGTGATGCTGATGTGGTTCGGGATGTACGGGCGGGTGGGTAGCGCGCTGCCGCACGACAACCCGTACTGGCGGGCTCGCCACCCCGAGCAGGCGGCTCGGGAGGACCGGTCGTACCGGGCCGGCCCGCGGCGCACGAGCGGGACGTAG
- a CDS encoding 50S ribosomal protein bL37 — translation MAKRGNKRRARKKKKANHGKRPNA, via the coding sequence ATGGCGAAGCGAGGCAACAAGCGTCGGGCCCGCAAGAAGAAGAAGGCCAACCACGGCAAGCGCCCCAACGCCTGA
- a CDS encoding DinB family protein — MFVHPDEDTRTDGGFQGERAVLAGYLRDQRLTLELKCAGLDTEAMARRSVEPSNLSLLGLVRHLAGVEQHWFRQVMAGQEIRRHYRSEEDRAGEFTGAVADPAVVAEAWSTWRAEVAFAERLVAEAPGLDVTGDAGHGDGPMELREVLVHMIEEYARHNGHADFLRERIDGRVGQ, encoded by the coding sequence ATGTTCGTCCACCCCGACGAGGACACCCGGACCGACGGAGGGTTCCAGGGCGAGCGCGCCGTACTCGCCGGCTACCTGCGGGACCAGCGCCTGACGCTGGAGCTCAAGTGTGCGGGCCTCGACACGGAGGCCATGGCGCGGCGCTCGGTGGAACCGTCCAACCTGTCGCTGCTGGGTCTCGTACGTCACCTCGCGGGCGTCGAGCAGCACTGGTTCCGGCAGGTCATGGCGGGCCAGGAGATACGTCGGCACTACCGCTCGGAGGAGGACCGTGCGGGGGAGTTCACGGGCGCGGTGGCCGACCCGGCGGTGGTCGCGGAAGCGTGGTCCACCTGGCGGGCCGAAGTCGCCTTCGCGGAACGACTCGTTGCGGAGGCACCCGGCCTGGACGTCACGGGTGACGCCGGACACGGCGACGGGCCCATGGAGCTCCGAGAGGTCCTGGTCCACATGATCGAGGAATACGCCCGCCACAACGGCCACGCGGATTTCCTGCGGGAACGGATCGACGGACGGGTGGGGCAGTAG
- a CDS encoding DUF2277 domain-containing protein: MCRSIKTLRPPAIPEKATEEEIRAAALQYVRKVSGFRVPAAHNREVFEAAVDAVAEATAALLDGVHVRGQAAPA, from the coding sequence ATGTGCCGTTCCATTAAGACCCTGCGCCCGCCCGCCATCCCCGAGAAGGCGACCGAGGAGGAGATCCGCGCCGCCGCCCTGCAGTACGTACGGAAGGTGTCCGGGTTCCGGGTGCCCGCCGCGCACAACCGCGAGGTGTTCGAGGCGGCGGTGGACGCCGTCGCCGAGGCCACCGCGGCCCTGCTCGACGGGGTGCACGTACGGGGGCAGGCCGCCCCGGCATAA